In one window of Coralliovum pocilloporae DNA:
- a CDS encoding alanyl-tRNA editing protein, with amino-acid sequence MAFETDPLFRDDAYLRSCEATVAAVNERNGIILDRTIFYATGGGQPGDTGELELADGTRIAIATTVYGEDKSEIVHVPASDEHMPKAGDKVVVHVNWAQRYDRMRMHTALHLLSAILPYPVTGGQIGDGSGRLDFDVPEATLDKADITEKLMALVNGAHETATRWITDEELEANPGLVKTMSVKPPMGSGKVRLVSIGNDSVDLQPCGGTHVANTQEISDIYVSKIEKKGRQNRRVRLTFGTPA; translated from the coding sequence ATGGCATTTGAGACAGATCCGCTGTTCCGGGATGACGCCTATCTGAGGAGCTGTGAGGCCACTGTTGCAGCCGTGAACGAGCGGAACGGCATCATTCTGGATCGCACGATCTTCTATGCAACCGGCGGCGGGCAGCCAGGAGACACCGGCGAGCTGGAACTGGCCGACGGAACCCGCATTGCTATCGCAACCACCGTTTACGGCGAGGACAAATCAGAGATTGTCCATGTTCCTGCTTCCGACGAGCACATGCCAAAGGCAGGTGACAAGGTTGTCGTCCATGTGAACTGGGCCCAGCGCTATGACAGGATGCGGATGCACACAGCTCTGCACCTCCTGTCAGCCATTCTCCCCTACCCGGTCACCGGCGGACAGATTGGTGATGGCAGCGGGCGACTTGATTTCGATGTCCCCGAAGCCACCCTGGACAAGGCGGACATTACCGAAAAGCTGATGGCCCTTGTCAACGGTGCTCATGAGACAGCAACCCGCTGGATTACCGATGAAGAGCTTGAGGCCAATCCGGGGCTCGTGAAAACCATGAGCGTCAAGCCTCCGATGGGTTCGGGCAAGGTGCGCCTTGTTTCCATTGGCAATGACAGTGTCGACCTGCAGCCATGCGGTGGCACCCATGTGGCGAATACGCAGGAAATCAGCGATATCTACGTCTCCAAGATCGAAAAGAAGGGACGGCAGAACCGACGGGTCCGCCTTACCTTTGGCACACCTGCCTGA
- a CDS encoding cysteine synthase A yields MTIRASVIEAIGNTPLIRLNAVSEATGCEIYGKAEFMNPGQSVKDRAALSIIQHAVKSGALQPGGVIVEGTAGNTGIGIALVGNALGFRSVIVIPETQTQEKKDMLRLAGAELVEVPAAPYRNPNNYVRLSGRLAEQIAKSEANGAIWANQFDNVANRQAHIDTTGPEIWDQTDGKIDGFICAVGSGGTLAGVGMALKERNKDVKIGIADPMGAALYNFYANGELKAEGSSITEGIGQGRITANLEDAPVDMPFQIPDAEGIPYVFDLLEKEGLCLGSSSGINVAGAVRMAREMGPGHTIVTVLCDYGTRYQSKLFNPDFLRSKNLPVPAWLERQSDISVPFEAVD; encoded by the coding sequence ATGACCATTCGTGCAAGCGTTATTGAAGCCATTGGCAACACGCCACTTATTCGCCTGAATGCCGTCTCGGAAGCCACCGGCTGCGAGATCTACGGCAAGGCTGAATTCATGAACCCGGGCCAGTCTGTGAAGGACCGTGCCGCCCTCTCTATCATCCAGCATGCCGTCAAATCCGGAGCGCTGCAGCCAGGTGGCGTGATTGTTGAGGGCACAGCGGGCAATACCGGCATTGGCATTGCGCTGGTTGGCAACGCCCTCGGGTTCAGAAGCGTCATCGTGATTCCCGAAACCCAGACCCAGGAAAAGAAAGACATGCTGCGTCTGGCAGGCGCAGAGCTTGTCGAAGTGCCTGCGGCTCCCTATCGCAATCCGAACAATTATGTACGCCTTTCCGGCCGTCTCGCCGAACAGATCGCCAAATCCGAAGCCAACGGTGCCATCTGGGCCAACCAGTTCGACAATGTGGCCAACCGTCAGGCCCATATCGACACCACGGGCCCGGAAATCTGGGATCAGACAGACGGCAAGATTGACGGTTTCATCTGTGCTGTTGGCAGCGGCGGAACACTCGCCGGTGTTGGCATGGCGCTGAAAGAGCGCAACAAGGACGTCAAGATCGGCATTGCAGACCCAATGGGCGCAGCTCTCTATAATTTCTATGCCAATGGCGAGCTGAAAGCCGAAGGGTCTTCCATCACAGAGGGCATCGGCCAGGGCCGTATTACCGCGAACCTTGAAGACGCCCCGGTTGATATGCCATTCCAGATCCCGGATGCAGAAGGCATTCCATACGTCTTCGACCTTCTGGAAAAGGAAGGCCTCTGTCTGGGCAGCTCGTCCGGCATCAATGTTGCCGGTGCCGTCCGCATGGCCAGGGAAATGGGACCAGGTCATACCATCGTGACCGTGCTCTGTGACTATGGCACCCGCTATCAGTCGAAACTGTTCAATCCCGATTTCCTCAGATCGAAGAATCTGCCCGTGCCGGCCTGGCTCGAGCGCCAGAGCGATATCAGCGTTCCATTCGAGGCCGTTGACTGA
- the cobU gene encoding bifunctional adenosylcobinamide kinase/adenosylcobinamide-phosphate guanylyltransferase produces the protein MIQSSLVLGGARSGKSQFAEDLILRSGLSPVYLATGTVGDGEMAERVKLHKDRRGAEWHTIEEPINLLKTLKEQTASDKVFLVDCLTFWLFNLMEQDIIFDEAVGNLCEAIPQLAGPVVFVSNEVGLSIVPENALARRFRDNQGRVNRLIAEVCERVVLVVAGQPLQIKPQPHAEIIP, from the coding sequence TTGATCCAGTCCTCACTTGTGCTCGGGGGTGCCCGGTCCGGCAAGAGCCAGTTTGCCGAAGATCTCATTTTGAGATCCGGTCTGTCGCCTGTTTATCTGGCAACAGGTACGGTTGGCGATGGTGAGATGGCTGAAAGGGTCAAGCTGCACAAGGACAGACGCGGGGCCGAGTGGCACACGATCGAAGAACCGATCAACCTCCTTAAAACCCTGAAAGAACAAACAGCGTCGGACAAGGTGTTTCTGGTGGATTGTCTGACCTTCTGGCTGTTCAATCTGATGGAACAGGACATCATATTTGATGAGGCTGTTGGCAATTTGTGTGAGGCTATACCTCAGCTTGCCGGTCCGGTCGTTTTTGTCAGTAATGAAGTGGGACTGTCCATTGTCCCGGAAAATGCGCTTGCCCGTCGGTTTCGTGACAACCAGGGGCGCGTTAATCGTTTAATTGCAGAGGTTTGTGAACGTGTTGTGCTGGTGGTCGCCGGACAACCGCTTCAGATCAAGCCTCAACCGCATGCGGAGATCATACCATGA
- the sseA gene encoding 3-mercaptopyruvate sulfurtransferase: MTSRDQNLVSTEWLEDHLDAPDVIILDASWYLPTEERDAQAEYRQEHIPGAVFFDIDAHSDRSSDLPHMLPNTVAFSSAMRKLGVGDGQKIVIYDGAGLFSAARVWWTFKTMGASDVVVLDGGLPKWKAEGRALDSGTEKKMERHFTARLDHGRVRDLGEMKRNVETTREQVIDARPAARFKGEAAEPRPNTRSGHMPGSINIPFNLLLDDQRCFKSNADIKAVFDGAGVDLSRPITASCGSGVTAAVLALGLELIGIDSYGLYDGSWSEWGQDNLDTPVVTG; the protein is encoded by the coding sequence ATGACATCACGCGACCAGAACCTCGTTTCAACCGAATGGCTTGAAGATCATCTGGACGCTCCGGATGTGATCATTCTGGATGCATCATGGTATCTGCCGACCGAGGAGCGCGACGCTCAGGCGGAGTATCGACAGGAGCACATCCCTGGCGCAGTCTTCTTTGACATTGACGCGCACAGTGACCGCAGCTCCGATCTGCCGCATATGCTGCCAAACACCGTTGCCTTCTCAAGTGCCATGCGAAAGCTGGGCGTCGGCGATGGCCAGAAAATCGTGATCTATGATGGCGCAGGTCTTTTCTCCGCAGCACGCGTCTGGTGGACCTTCAAGACCATGGGCGCATCGGATGTTGTTGTTCTTGATGGCGGTCTGCCGAAGTGGAAGGCCGAAGGCCGGGCACTGGACAGTGGCACTGAGAAGAAGATGGAACGCCATTTCACAGCCCGCCTTGATCATGGCCGCGTTCGGGATCTGGGAGAAATGAAACGGAACGTGGAAACCACCCGGGAGCAGGTCATCGATGCCCGCCCCGCAGCCCGTTTCAAAGGCGAGGCAGCGGAGCCACGACCAAATACACGTTCCGGCCATATGCCAGGCAGCATCAACATACCCTTCAACCTGCTTCTTGATGACCAGCGTTGCTTCAAATCAAACGCAGATATCAAAGCGGTCTTTGATGGTGCGGGCGTTGACTTGTCCAGGCCGATCACGGCCTCCTGCGGGTCTGGTGTCACTGCCGCGGTTCTGGCTTTGGGGCTGGAGCTCATCGGGATCGATTCCTACGGGCTTTACGACGGCTCCTGGAGCGAATGGGGACAGGACAACCTCGATACACCGGTCGTCACCGGATAG
- a CDS encoding OmpA family protein encodes MRRRLRSYLAVALASLLPGAAMAQVLTSDQIFNRLNTPVEVHVDLFDDRLYSADDIKRDWRIRRHLPNVNLNTINFEFNSSSIPREERRKLRRLARALDRFLLRNPDEVFLIEGHTDAVGDAHYNRELSEDRAYQVRRVLVEFFDIPPYALETAGYGEEFLLIQTGDEDWRNRRVTVRRLTEIVSRSLSRPDRLDDDTIYDLDDIPRSSVTVD; translated from the coding sequence ATGCGGCGAAGGCTCAGATCATACCTGGCAGTGGCGCTTGCTTCTCTTCTGCCCGGCGCTGCAATGGCCCAGGTTCTGACCAGCGATCAGATTTTCAATCGGCTCAATACGCCCGTTGAGGTCCATGTGGACCTGTTTGATGACCGTCTCTATTCCGCAGACGATATCAAACGGGACTGGCGCATCCGGCGGCATCTGCCCAATGTGAATCTGAACACCATCAATTTCGAATTCAATTCCAGCAGCATCCCCCGTGAAGAGCGCAGAAAGCTAAGACGACTGGCACGCGCACTGGACCGTTTCCTTCTGCGCAATCCAGACGAGGTCTTTCTGATCGAAGGACATACGGACGCAGTGGGCGATGCCCATTACAATCGCGAACTTTCAGAGGACCGGGCTTATCAGGTTCGCCGCGTCCTTGTGGAGTTTTTCGACATCCCGCCCTACGCGCTTGAGACGGCAGGTTATGGCGAGGAGTTTCTGCTGATCCAGACCGGCGACGAAGACTGGCGCAACCGCCGCGTCACCGTTCGACGTCTGACAGAGATCGTCTCGCGCTCCCTCTCCCGCCCGGACAGGCTGGACGATGACACAATCTACGATCTGGACGACATCCCCAGATCCAGCGTGACGGTGGATTAG
- the cobW gene encoding cobalamin biosynthesis protein CobW gives MSLGSKIPATIVTGFLGAGKTTLIRSLLTNVQDRRIALIVNEFGDLGFDGDMLKACGNPKCGEDDIVELTNGCICCTVADDFLPTIEKLLDRDEAPEHIIIETSGLALPQPLVRAFSWPTIKTRVTVDGVVTVVDAAALAEGRVAVDEEAVAKQRAEDEALDHESPIEELFEDQLTCADLVVVNKSDLVSPEVLEGLRSRLDGETRSSVRIVTSHKGTLSPSVVLGIEAGAEDDIAVRLSHHEQHHHDHDDDYHDDDDHHHHHHDHDHDEFETFIVRPGNKNDPANMKARVEKAMGLPGVLRIKGLVKVDGKAAPLVVQAVGARVETYFDRVVEQREPHLVVIGLRGLDRSAIQATLAA, from the coding sequence ATGAGTCTAGGGTCAAAAATTCCGGCAACGATTGTGACCGGTTTTCTTGGAGCAGGAAAAACCACTCTGATCCGGTCTCTGCTGACCAATGTTCAGGACCGCCGTATTGCGCTGATCGTCAACGAATTTGGAGATCTGGGCTTTGATGGCGATATGCTGAAAGCCTGTGGCAACCCGAAATGCGGTGAAGATGATATTGTCGAGCTGACCAATGGCTGTATCTGCTGCACGGTTGCGGATGATTTCCTGCCAACTATTGAAAAGCTGCTCGATCGGGATGAAGCGCCAGAGCATATCATCATCGAAACATCCGGTCTTGCACTGCCGCAGCCGCTCGTGCGTGCCTTTTCCTGGCCGACCATCAAGACCCGTGTGACTGTTGATGGTGTCGTAACGGTCGTTGATGCAGCGGCTCTTGCAGAAGGCAGGGTTGCTGTTGATGAGGAGGCGGTCGCAAAGCAGCGTGCCGAGGACGAGGCGCTGGATCATGAAAGCCCGATTGAGGAGCTGTTTGAAGATCAGTTGACCTGTGCTGACCTTGTGGTGGTCAACAAGTCTGATCTGGTCAGCCCTGAGGTTCTGGAAGGCCTGCGGTCCAGACTTGACGGTGAAACCCGTTCGAGTGTGCGGATTGTGACATCTCACAAAGGCACGCTGTCTCCGAGTGTGGTTCTCGGAATTGAGGCAGGTGCTGAGGACGATATCGCAGTACGTCTAAGCCATCACGAGCAACACCACCACGACCATGATGATGACTATCATGACGACGATGATCATCACCACCATCATCATGACCACGATCATGATGAATTTGAGACCTTCATTGTGCGCCCCGGCAACAAGAATGATCCTGCCAATATGAAGGCACGGGTTGAGAAGGCCATGGGCTTGCCTGGTGTTCTGCGGATCAAGGGCCTTGTGAAAGTGGATGGCAAAGCCGCTCCACTGGTTGTCCAGGCCGTGGGTGCGCGTGTGGAGACCTATTTTGATCGCGTTGTGGAGCAGCGTGAGCCGCATCTGGTGGTGATCGGCCTGCGTGGACTTGACCGGTCTGCCATCCAGGCCACGCTGGCTGCATAG
- the cobN gene encoding cobaltochelatase subunit CobN → MHILQAQGGRIDAGDEAVDLGQSPGDIVILSAADTELAGFSKVRTGMEDGFPSLRLANLMTLNHPFSVDLYADQTLSGAKLVFVRVLGGVNYWTYGIERLSELARGGAFKLAIVPGDDKVDPVLKTYSTLDDEATDALWSYCVHGGPNNLANALRRMAGLIGYPSNDDLPEPQPLDKAGIYWPGAGQVKLEDIQARWLQDAPVAVIIFYRALMQGGSLDPVDELVGALRDEGINALPLFVSSLKEDVSAGLVNGLFQALDPAVVLNSTGFALSKAGAEHQPTPLDATAAQVLQIVFSGTDREAWAESDRGLSIRDLAMNVVMPELDGKVLTRAVSFKEQGDLDPLTESRPVTYKPEPTRITFTAKLTANWAKLRHAEVDERRVALVLANYPNKDGRLANGVGLDTPASAVSILHALAENGYDTTGRPDDAKALMDRLMAGPTNALGERINGDAELSLDAYQVAFDALPVNVRDRMTERWGTPDADPFVVDGRFRLAIHRFGNAVVGIQPARGYNIDPKETYHSPDLVPPHNYFAFYIWLREQFGIHAIVHVGKHGNLEWLPGKAIALSDTCFPEAMLGPVPHLYPFIVNDPGEGTQAKRRTSAVIIDHLTPPMTRAEAHGPALELEALLDEYYLATGVDPRRVAYLRKEILNLSARHGLDLDCGIERDEDEDDQLQKIDAHLCDLKELQIRDGLHILGSSPDGVQRRDLLTAIARVPRPGDDPRHQSLQRAIALDLGLSIDPLDCEMAETYSGPKPEALASLDNSLWRSNGDTVERVEVLATALVSGDSEPDENWAATQAVLQEVQTRFAPSVDQSGRSEIEAVLSGLSGRFVPPGASGAPTRGRPEVLPTGKNFYSVDVRSVPTESAWALGRLSAERLAERYFQDEGDWPSSIALTAWGTSNMRTGGDDIAQALALIGAKPVWEAGSGRVTGFEVIPLSELKRPRIDVTLRISGFFRDAFPHQIDLFDSAVRMIAGLDEPDDANPIAARVKEERARLKAEGIEETAADKRAAFRVFGSMPGAYGAGLQALIDEKIWSDKSDFADAFLSWGGFAYGAGAEGDEARGLLEDRLKTVDAVVQNQDNREHDLLDSDDYYQFEGGLAATVSHLKGSAPKSYHNDHSRPERPVIRTLEEEIARVVRGRASNPKWIAGVMRHGYKGAFEMAATVDYLFAFSATTDAVKDHHYDQLFEAYLDDEEVRDFIARENPPALVEMTDRFLEAIDRDLWAPRRNSAYGLLMELKQGGIPNGA, encoded by the coding sequence GTGCATATTCTTCAGGCCCAGGGTGGACGGATTGATGCTGGCGACGAGGCTGTTGATCTCGGTCAGTCTCCCGGTGATATCGTCATCCTGTCGGCGGCCGATACTGAGCTTGCCGGTTTCTCCAAGGTGCGGACTGGCATGGAGGACGGGTTTCCATCCCTTCGCCTTGCCAATCTGATGACGCTCAACCACCCGTTTTCGGTCGATCTCTATGCGGATCAGACCTTGAGCGGAGCAAAGCTCGTTTTTGTTCGGGTTCTTGGTGGGGTCAACTACTGGACCTACGGTATTGAGCGCCTGTCCGAGCTTGCCCGTGGCGGTGCCTTCAAACTGGCAATCGTACCGGGTGATGACAAGGTTGATCCGGTTCTGAAAACCTATTCGACGCTGGATGACGAGGCAACAGACGCGCTCTGGTCCTATTGCGTGCATGGTGGTCCAAACAATCTTGCCAATGCTCTGAGGCGGATGGCTGGTCTGATCGGTTACCCGTCGAATGATGATCTGCCTGAGCCTCAACCTTTGGACAAGGCCGGGATCTACTGGCCGGGTGCCGGGCAGGTGAAGCTTGAAGACATTCAGGCGCGATGGCTCCAGGATGCTCCGGTTGCGGTTATCATCTTCTACCGGGCTCTTATGCAGGGTGGTTCTCTTGACCCGGTTGATGAACTGGTCGGTGCCTTGCGGGATGAAGGCATCAATGCGCTGCCCCTATTTGTTTCAAGCCTGAAGGAAGATGTGTCTGCCGGTCTGGTCAACGGTCTGTTTCAGGCCCTTGATCCGGCTGTGGTTCTGAACAGCACCGGTTTTGCACTGTCCAAGGCGGGTGCGGAACATCAGCCGACACCACTTGATGCCACTGCTGCGCAGGTTCTGCAGATTGTCTTTTCCGGTACTGACCGGGAGGCATGGGCGGAGAGTGACCGGGGATTGTCCATCCGCGATCTGGCCATGAATGTGGTTATGCCGGAGCTTGACGGCAAGGTTCTGACCCGTGCTGTATCGTTTAAGGAGCAGGGGGATCTTGATCCGCTGACGGAATCCCGCCCTGTGACCTACAAACCGGAACCGACCCGGATCACCTTTACCGCGAAACTGACTGCTAACTGGGCAAAACTGCGCCATGCCGAGGTTGATGAGCGGCGTGTGGCGCTGGTGCTGGCGAACTATCCGAACAAGGATGGACGCCTCGCCAATGGTGTCGGTCTTGATACGCCAGCCAGTGCCGTGTCCATCCTCCATGCTCTGGCTGAGAACGGGTATGATACCACTGGTCGACCGGATGATGCCAAGGCGCTGATGGACAGGCTGATGGCCGGTCCGACCAATGCGCTTGGTGAGCGGATTAATGGTGACGCTGAATTGTCTCTGGATGCGTATCAGGTGGCTTTTGATGCGCTACCAGTGAATGTCAGAGACCGCATGACCGAGCGCTGGGGTACACCGGACGCAGATCCGTTTGTGGTTGATGGTCGATTCCGGCTGGCCATTCATCGGTTTGGCAATGCGGTGGTCGGCATCCAGCCTGCCCGTGGCTACAACATTGATCCAAAAGAGACTTATCACTCGCCGGATCTGGTGCCTCCGCACAATTATTTTGCCTTTTATATCTGGCTGAGAGAGCAGTTTGGCATCCATGCCATTGTGCATGTGGGTAAGCATGGCAATCTGGAATGGCTGCCGGGCAAGGCGATTGCCCTATCGGATACGTGTTTCCCTGAGGCGATGCTGGGCCCTGTGCCCCATCTCTATCCCTTCATCGTCAATGACCCGGGCGAGGGGACCCAGGCCAAGCGCCGGACTTCTGCTGTCATCATTGACCATCTGACACCGCCGATGACCCGGGCAGAGGCTCATGGACCCGCTCTGGAGCTCGAAGCTCTGCTGGATGAATATTATCTGGCGACTGGTGTCGACCCCCGTCGGGTGGCTTATCTCCGGAAGGAAATTCTGAACCTATCAGCCCGTCACGGGCTTGATCTGGATTGCGGGATTGAGCGTGATGAGGATGAAGACGATCAGCTTCAGAAGATCGATGCGCATCTCTGTGACCTGAAAGAGCTGCAGATCCGGGATGGTCTGCATATTCTCGGCAGTTCCCCTGACGGTGTTCAGCGCCGTGATTTGCTGACGGCGATTGCGCGTGTTCCACGCCCCGGTGATGATCCGCGTCACCAGTCTCTGCAGCGGGCAATTGCCCTGGACCTTGGTCTGTCCATTGATCCGCTCGATTGTGAGATGGCTGAAACCTATAGCGGTCCCAAGCCCGAGGCACTGGCGTCTTTGGATAACAGCCTTTGGCGGTCCAATGGTGATACGGTTGAACGGGTTGAAGTACTTGCGACGGCTTTGGTTTCAGGCGATTCAGAGCCAGATGAAAACTGGGCCGCGACGCAGGCCGTTCTTCAGGAAGTCCAGACCCGCTTTGCGCCGTCTGTCGATCAATCCGGCAGGTCTGAGATTGAAGCCGTGCTGTCCGGATTGAGCGGGCGGTTTGTGCCTCCGGGAGCGTCCGGGGCACCGACCCGCGGCAGGCCGGAAGTGTTGCCAACAGGCAAGAATTTCTATTCCGTCGATGTGCGGTCTGTGCCGACCGAAAGTGCCTGGGCGCTTGGCAGACTGTCGGCGGAACGTCTGGCCGAACGGTATTTCCAGGATGAAGGGGATTGGCCAAGCTCCATCGCCCTGACGGCCTGGGGTACGTCCAATATGCGCACCGGCGGCGATGATATCGCTCAGGCGCTGGCTCTTATCGGTGCAAAGCCGGTCTGGGAGGCCGGATCGGGGCGCGTGACAGGGTTTGAGGTTATTCCTCTGTCCGAATTGAAACGGCCCCGTATTGATGTGACCTTGCGGATTTCCGGTTTCTTCCGGGATGCTTTCCCGCATCAGATTGACCTGTTTGACAGCGCAGTGCGGATGATTGCCGGTCTGGATGAGCCGGACGATGCCAACCCGATTGCAGCGCGTGTCAAAGAAGAGCGGGCACGCTTGAAGGCGGAAGGGATTGAAGAGACTGCAGCAGACAAGCGCGCCGCATTCCGTGTGTTCGGTTCTATGCCTGGTGCCTATGGTGCAGGGCTGCAGGCCCTGATTGATGAGAAGATCTGGTCTGACAAATCCGATTTTGCCGATGCTTTTCTCTCCTGGGGTGGTTTTGCCTATGGGGCGGGTGCTGAAGGGGATGAAGCCCGCGGTCTTCTGGAAGATCGTCTGAAGACAGTGGACGCGGTGGTTCAAAACCAGGATAACCGGGAGCATGACCTGCTCGATTCAGATGATTACTATCAGTTTGAGGGTGGTCTTGCAGCGACTGTCTCGCATCTGAAAGGCTCTGCGCCGAAGAGCTATCATAATGACCATTCTCGCCCTGAACGGCCGGTTATCCGCACTCTTGAGGAAGAGATTGCGCGGGTGGTGCGCGGCAGGGCGTCAAACCCGAAATGGATCGCCGGTGTGATGCGCCATGGCTACAAAGGTGCGTTCGAGATGGCGGCGACGGTTGATTATCTTTTTGCATTTTCGGCGACCACAGATGCGGTGAAAGATCATCATTACGATCAGCTCTTTGAGGCCTATCTGGATGATGAGGAGGTGCGGGACTTTATTGCCCGTGAGAATCCACCGGCATTGGTCGAAATGACTGATCGTTTTCTTGAAGCAATTGACAGGGACCTCTGGGCACCGAGACGGAATTCGGCCTATGGTCTTTTGATGGAACTGAAACAGGGAGGAATACCGAATGGCGCGTGA
- the cobO gene encoding cob(I)yrinic acid a,c-diamide adenosyltransferase — MAREMTEEEANARHAEKMKKKKEARDKIMSTKIDEKGLLVVHTGKGKGKSTAAFGMVFRCIAHEFPSAVVQFIKGGMDTGEKALIKEHFSHLCEFHAMGEGFTWETQDRERDIELAQAAWEKAKELILDPGIKMVLLDELNIALRYDYVDINEVIDFMQNQKPENTHVVITGRNAKDELLEIADLATEMTLVKHPFRAGVKAQAGIEF, encoded by the coding sequence ATGGCGCGTGAAATGACGGAAGAAGAGGCCAATGCCCGCCATGCGGAGAAGATGAAGAAGAAGAAAGAAGCCCGCGACAAGATCATGTCCACCAAGATCGATGAGAAAGGCCTTCTGGTCGTTCACACCGGTAAGGGCAAGGGCAAGTCGACGGCTGCTTTCGGAATGGTCTTCCGCTGTATTGCTCATGAGTTCCCGTCTGCCGTGGTGCAGTTTATCAAGGGCGGCATGGATACGGGCGAGAAGGCCCTGATCAAGGAGCATTTCTCCCATCTCTGCGAGTTCCACGCCATGGGCGAAGGGTTTACCTGGGAGACCCAGGACCGGGAACGGGATATTGAACTGGCTCAGGCCGCGTGGGAAAAGGCCAAGGAACTTATCCTCGATCCGGGCATCAAGATGGTGCTCCTGGATGAGCTGAATATTGCCCTGCGTTATGACTATGTGGATATCAACGAGGTGATTGATTTCATGCAGAATCAGAAGCCGGAAAACACCCACGTGGTGATCACGGGCCGTAACGCCAAGGATGAGCTGCTCGAGATCGCTGATCTGGCCACCGAAATGACCCTGGTCAAGCATCCGTTCCGTGCTGGTGTGAAAGCCCAGGCCGGGATTGAATTCTAG
- a CDS encoding YcbK family protein has product MSVLSLPRNARRRLAVLGIAAIALGSCSSLPGSGWFSSSSRVAYNDTKWCVPSKLKRVVERVADRFGPVTVTSTNRWWLENWWKGGASSSYHLDCEAVDFVVRGNPKEVVAFLKSQPAVGGYKYYRSGHYHIDVGPRRTW; this is encoded by the coding sequence ATGTCAGTGTTGAGTCTGCCCCGTAATGCCCGCCGCCGCCTTGCTGTTCTGGGAATAGCTGCCATTGCTCTGGGGTCGTGTTCCTCCCTGCCCGGATCCGGCTGGTTCAGCTCTTCATCCCGCGTAGCCTATAACGACACCAAATGGTGTGTGCCATCGAAACTGAAACGCGTTGTGGAACGGGTAGCAGACCGGTTTGGGCCCGTGACCGTGACCTCAACCAACAGATGGTGGCTGGAAAACTGGTGGAAAGGTGGCGCATCAAGCTCCTATCATCTGGATTGCGAGGCCGTTGATTTTGTCGTGCGCGGCAACCCGAAAGAGGTGGTCGCTTTCCTGAAATCCCAGCCTGCGGTCGGTGGTTACAAATATTACAGATCCGGTCACTACCACATTGATGTGGGCCCGCGCCGAACCTGGTAA
- a CDS encoding ArsR/SmtB family transcription factor, with amino-acid sequence MELQRLLPSMDEAELGRMTANAKLATEFMKALTHEGRLMILCHLVSGEKSVTELERLLATRQSAVSQQLSRLRLDGLVDYRRDGKTLYYRISDPKVERMLALVYDMFCD; translated from the coding sequence ATGGAGTTGCAAAGACTTCTCCCTTCAATGGACGAGGCTGAACTTGGACGCATGACGGCGAATGCCAAACTGGCGACCGAGTTCATGAAAGCTCTGACTCATGAAGGGCGACTGATGATTCTCTGTCATCTGGTTTCAGGAGAGAAATCAGTAACAGAGCTTGAGAGACTTCTGGCGACGCGGCAGTCTGCGGTGAGCCAGCAGCTGTCTCGTTTGCGCCTGGATGGGCTGGTGGATTATCGTCGGGATGGCAAGACGCTCTATTATCGCATCAGTGACCCGAAGGTCGAGCGGATGCTTGCTCTGGTTTACGACATGTTTTGTGATTAA